GTATCCCCCGCCCGCCTCCGCCGGCCACGGCCTTGATGACCACTGGGTTTGCGCTTGCGGAGTGAAAAAACGCCTTCGCGTCATCCAGGCTCGTGGGCCCGGCCGTGCCCGGAAGCACTGGCACGCCGCAGCGCTGGGCCAGTTTCCGCGCCTCGACCTTGTCGCCAAACAGCTCGAGCAGTTCCGGACTGGGCCCGGTGAAGATAATGCCGGCCTCGCCGCAACGGCGCGCGAAGGCGGCGTTCTCGCTCAGAAATCCGTAGCCCGGATGAATCGCCTGGCAACCTGCGTCTTTTGCAACAGCCACGATCTGGTCGCCATCAAGATAAGCCGCGGCCCCCGTTCCGGTGAGGCGCCGCGCCTCGTCGGCTCTGACCACGTGTAGCGAGTTGGCGTCGTCTTCCGAGAAGATGGCGATAGTGCGCATGCCGAGCGCGGCCGCCGCTTCCATCACGCGAATCGCAATTTCACCTCGATTGGCGACCAGCAGGGTCCTGGACTCAAGTGACTGCATAACTGCGTTGCCTGGGAACGTTTCGAAAGGTCGGATCGATTTCCCCATCCTGCTGACTCATAGCATGGATATCGCCGAGATTTCGCGGGATGGTGTGACTCGAGGGTCCACAATCGCGGGCGATCGTCGAGAAATTGACCAGCTTAGTATTCTGACAACAGCGCGATGTTCAGGAACTCGGAGAAAACCGGGAGATTTCTGACCAGAGCCTCGGCAGCAACCGCTTCCTTGAGATAGTCGGCCGCGTAGCCTTGCCGGTCTGGCGTTGGCCCACGGGAAAAAGGTTTCGGAACCCGGCTGCAGACGATCGCAGGCTGCCCTTGCGGATTGACTTCAGTTTATCATGATTATTTGAAGGAGCATTTCTGGCCGGCAGAGGGGATTCAGGAGCCCCGAAGGCACGTTCCCGTGTACATCATAAATGATATGATATCGTATGTGATATGAGGATGGTCCTGGACACGGACGTAATCGTGGCGGCCATGCGCAGTCCGACTGGGGCCTCCGCTGAAATTCTTCGCTTTATCCGACGGGACCGAGCCACACTATTGCTGAGCGTAGCGCTTGCCTTGGAATACGAAGCGGTATGCTTTCAGGCGGAGCATCGATTGGCCTCCGGCCTGTCAGAGGAGGAAGTCGATATCTTCCTAACCGCGGTGATTGCTATGGCGGAGCCAGTCGCAACGCACTTTCTCTGGAGGCCTCAGCTTCGCGACGCAGGTGACGAGATGGTACTCGAAGCGGCGGTGAACGGCCGTGCAGATGCGCTCGTCACCTTCAATGTACGGGATTTTGGGACAGCACCGGCGCGGTTCGGCATCCAACTGCTACAGCCGCGGGAAGCTATTATGAGGGTCAAATTATCATGAAAGAGACGAATACATATCCTTTACGGCTCCCTCGCTCCCTGAAGCAGGCGGTGGAGCGGTTGAGTCGTGAGGATGGAACCAGCATCAACCAGTTCGTGGCTACCGCCGTCGCCGAAAAAATCTCCGCGCTTGAAACGGCGCGGTTCTTTGCGGACCGGAAGAGGCGGGCGGATTTCAAGGCTTTCGACCGTATCATGAAGCGGCGCGGGGGGAAGCCGCCGCGGCCGGGCGATGAAATGCCAGGTTAGGGTAGTCGTCATCAGCCCGGCCTGAGATTCAGCAAGTGACGAGTCAAAGGCTCTACGCAGGTTTCGATGAGGCTCTCGCCGAAGTAAGGTCGCGTGGGTTGCTCCTGGTTCATGACAGCGCTTTTCCGAGTCTCACCCGACTGACGATCGGCCAACCGATTCGCGGCTCGTGGTGGGCGCATCCACTGAGTAATGACGTGTACATGGTTAGTCCGCGGCTCCAGCATAGTGGCGAGGTTGCGATGATCAAGCTGGTGTCCGGAAAAGAAACCTACGTGCACCGGCAGTGGTGGCCACATCTGGTTGCGATCGGAATTTCGCACGAATCGTGGCAACTCGAGGGTTTGCCCGGATCGGCGTCGGCGATACTGGCGGAAGTCGATCGGCTCGAGAGCATCAGGA
This genomic stretch from Candidatus Binataceae bacterium harbors:
- a CDS encoding biotin carboxylase N-terminal domain-containing protein, encoding MQSLESRTLLVANRGEIAIRVMEAAAALGMRTIAIFSEDDANSLHVVRADEARRLTGTGAAAYLDGDQIVAVAKDAGCQAIHPGYGFLSENAAFARRCGEAGIIFTGPSPELLELFGDKVEARKLAQRCGVPVLPGTAGPTSLDDAKAFFHSASANPVVIKAVAGGGGRGI
- a CDS encoding putative toxin-antitoxin system toxin component, PIN family yields the protein MVLDTDVIVAAMRSPTGASAEILRFIRRDRATLLLSVALALEYEAVCFQAEHRLASGLSEEEVDIFLTAVIAMAEPVATHFLWRPQLRDAGDEMVLEAAVNGRADALVTFNVRDFGTAPARFGIQLLQPREAIMRVKLS